One part of the Bacteroidales bacterium genome encodes these proteins:
- a CDS encoding biopolymer transporter ExbD produces MGKFRKKEKNENPEFNTSSMSDIVFMFLFFFMVITTIRQATLFVRISPPNATEVQKLERKNLVSYIYVGVPINQKTYGSEPRMQLNDQFALTSDIAQFIENERAVRNENDRKFLTTSLKVDRKVKMGIVTDIKQELRKVGAYKINYSTKRGKVTD; encoded by the coding sequence ATGGGTAAATTTAGAAAAAAAGAAAAAAACGAAAATCCAGAATTTAATACTAGCTCAATGTCTGACATTGTATTTATGTTCTTATTCTTTTTTATGGTAATTACTACAATTCGCCAAGCTACTCTATTTGTGCGAATTTCCCCTCCTAATGCTACTGAAGTACAAAAACTTGAACGCAAAAACTTGGTTTCTTACATATATGTAGGTGTTCCTATTAATCAAAAAACATATGGCTCTGAGCCACGTATGCAACTCAATGACCAATTTGCCCTAACTTCGGATATAGCTCAATTTATTGAAAATGAAAGAGCTGTTAGAAACGAAAATGACCGTAAGTTTTTAACAACATCCTTAAAAGTAGATAGAAAAGTAAAAATGGGTATTGTTACTGACATAAAACAAGAATTGCGTAAAGTCGGTGCTTATAAAATCAATTATTCTACCAAACGTGGTAAAGTAACTGATTAA